The DNA sequence GGTATTGCGATAAAAAAGCTGCTGACCCAGCGTGTCCTCCAGTTGCAGAATAACGCGTGAAATCATCGAGGCCGAGACCCCTTCACGCCTTGCTACAGCTGAAAAACTCTGGTCGTCGTAGACACCGATGAAAAATAACAACGTGCGAAAATTGATCGTGGCGGGATCGTACATTATCTCATTTCCTGCAAAGGTGTTTCCTGGATTATACCGTTTTTCATTATGCCTTACTGCTATAGGATCCACCGCCTTAATTACTGGGGATTGTGTTATGCAGCTGTTATTTATATTACTCGTTGTTGCAGGCGGGATGGGATTGTCCGTTGAAGCCGGATTATTAGGGCCGTTGGGCAGCGCGGTTGGAGATTTGTGGGCAACGTTCAGTATTTTTGGCGTTGGCGCAGCGCTGACATTTCTGCTGATGCTGTTCTTTAGCCCACGTAACAGCCCTTCTTTCTTTGCTCAGCCATCATGGACGCTGCTGGGCGGCATCCTGGGGCCGGTGTACGTGGTCATTCTGACCGTTGCCGTTCCCAGCATCGGAATCGCGATGACGATGATTGGCATTCTGGCAGGACAGGTGTTCAAAAGTCTGGTGATCGACCACTTTGGCCTGTTCGGTACCGCTCACCGCAAAATTGACAACAAACGCATCATCGCGCTGTTTTTTATTATTGCCGCGCTGTTCCTTGTGGCAAAAGGCTAAGGTAAAAACTATGAATATAATAATGATAATTCTGGCTGTAGTGGGTGGCGCGTGCTTAAGCGTGCAGGCTGCAATGAATGGCAAGTTAGGCAGTAAGGTTGGCGTATTCCGTAGTGCATTTTTGACCTTCTCAATTGGCGCACTGGTCACTGCCCTTCTCATCTTCTTCTTTGAACCGAAGCAGACTGTGACCTTGCTGGACGTGCCAAAATGGCAACTGCTTGGCGCACTTTGTGGCGTTCCATACATCGTCATTATGGTGCTGGCTGTACAGCGTATTGGTGCGGCTGTCGCGACCGTTGCGGTGATCTTTGGTCAGTTGGCAATGAGCATGCTTATTGATAACTTTGGCTGGTTAGGGAATGACGCGATCCACTTCTCAGCAACACGCCTTGGTGCAGTTGTTTGCCTGGGCATCGCGCTTTACTTTATTTATTCGAGCAGTAAGACGGAGAAAAAAACGGCGGGAAATAGTTCCTCCACGGCTTCTTCATCAGGCGCATAAATTATTTTGCCGGGATTGTAAGGTCATAAGTCAGTGATAAAAATGTGAACAGGAGTGCTCCTCCGGTACTCAGCCCGCGCCGCCTCTGGCGGTTACAAAGCCGTTCTACAGCGCTCTTGCTGTGGAACGGCTTCAAGAGTGAAACAAACCTCGAATTCGAAGCCCGTAAGCAGCGGCTTTGCCAATCCAGCTCAAGATGTGAAGGTTTCCTTTTCTGTCTGGCTTTCCCGCACGGTGTTGACATATTCGTATTCTGTTCGTTCAATTACGCGCGGCACAACAAGGGTAAACTCACTTTTTAAGCAAAATTAACGAGGGACTATGACACCTTTATTTGTTTACGGCACGCTCTGTCCTGGCCGTTCTAATGCGCATATCCTGGAAGCTATCGGTGGCAAATGGCAGCAGGGTTTTGTTACCGGCACTTTTTATGAAAAAAGCTGGGGCGCAGCGGCTGATTTTCCCGGCATCGTGCTGGATGACGAAGGACCGCGCGTAAACGGCTATCTTTTTCTCTCCAACCACATGGCAAACCACTGGCCAATGCTGGATGAATTTGAAGACGGTTACGATCGGGTTGAAGTTACTGTTACGACAGCCAACGGGCAGAAAGTTACCGCATGGATTTATCAGTTGCAGCCTGAGTCTGTACCGGCATAGGGTATTCTCGTTGCGGTACCCGGCCATCGAAACTCGATGAAATGTGTCTGAATACGTAACCTGTAAGCAGATGATAATATTGCCGCTAAACCTTCACGGAAATGTGGCCAGACCTTTCTCCGCACGCTAATTAGCAGTTAAAGCTAAAGACGCCGTGGTAAAAGCGTCTTTTATAACAACTACCGAAATCAATTAACTCTTTATTAGCATTTCAGGAGTCAGACCATGAAAGATTTAGTGCAGGATGTGTTATCTATCTTCACGCCTCAGTCCGTTGAGCCGGTTTTCATTCGCGCAGGCTTAACACATCGTGAAAAAAATGCTGCTCAGCCGACGGGCGTGACGACGGTAAGCTGGGCAACCTCGATGGAAGAGTTAAACGATGCCCTGCTGCATAAAGCGCTGGATGCAGGTGCCGTTGCGTATCACATTACTGAAGTGGAATCGCACAAGCCGGGCAATGACGCTCAGTCACTGCTGGCGGCTACCGCCACGCTCTACACCATTAATGACAAAGTGGCTTACGGCTGAGTGGTGATTAAGGTCATTCCGCACCGCAATTATGGCCCGCTGGTGAAAGCGTTGATTTCAGATGTTCAACCAGCGTTTTCACCTTCGGCAGCTTTTCCCGGCTTCTCAGCCAGGCGATATTCATCGGCAGTCCTTCGGACTCCAGTCCAGGTAAAACCTGAACCAGGCGACCGCTTTTCAAATGTTCCCGGACCAGCCACAGCGGCAGCTGCGCGATACCGTGCCCGGCAATAACCGCGGTTGCCTGCCCTTCTATATCGCCAATGGCGATTCTTGTGGCAGCAGGCCTTTGCACTTTCCCCGTACCGATTTCCAACCCGTGTAAAGGGGATGCGGTACCCTCCGCTGTGCCATAAAGTACGCAACCGTGCTCTGCTAATGTCTGTTCATCGACGGGCTCACCTCTCTGATGCAGGTAGTCCGGAGAGGCGCAGAAAATAAGTCGCTGTACACCGATCGGATAATGATCCAGCGCGGCTGGCCAGCTGCCCGAACCGCCAATGCGCACGATAATATCAATGCCCTCTTCAACCGGATCCACAAAACGATCGCTCAGCGTAATGTGCGGCTCAAGCTGCGGATGCTGTTTAACGAAATCCAGTATTGCCGGCAGGACATGCAGCCGCCCGTAAGAGGCAGAGAGATCGATCCGCAATCGGCCCTTAAATTCATTATTATTTGCATGCAGCGACAGCTCTGCCTCTTCAAGATGGGCAAGCACACCGGTGCAGGTATGGTAAAATTCCCTCCCCGCTTCGGTTAGCGCCAACCGTCTT is a window from the Pantoea sp. CCBC3-3-1 genome containing:
- a CDS encoding DMT family transporter; translated protein: MNIIMIILAVVGGACLSVQAAMNGKLGSKVGVFRSAFLTFSIGALVTALLIFFFEPKQTVTLLDVPKWQLLGALCGVPYIVIMVLAVQRIGAAVATVAVIFGQLAMSMLIDNFGWLGNDAIHFSATRLGAVVCLGIALYFIYSSSKTEKKTAGNSSSTASSSGA
- a CDS encoding LysR family transcriptional regulator, with amino-acid sequence MHSSERLKGIDVFVCVADTGSFTGAGERLHLTTSAVSKAIARLEKRLQVRLFDRTTRRLALTEAGREFYHTCTGVLAHLEEAELSLHANNNEFKGRLRIDLSASYGRLHVLPAILDFVKQHPQLEPHITLSDRFVDPVEEGIDIIVRIGGSGSWPAALDHYPIGVQRLIFCASPDYLHQRGEPVDEQTLAEHGCVLYGTAEGTASPLHGLEIGTGKVQRPAATRIAIGDIEGQATAVIAGHGIAQLPLWLVREHLKSGRLVQVLPGLESEGLPMNIAWLRSREKLPKVKTLVEHLKSTLSPAGHNCGAE
- a CDS encoding DMT family transporter, giving the protein MQLLFILLVVAGGMGLSVEAGLLGPLGSAVGDLWATFSIFGVGAALTFLLMLFFSPRNSPSFFAQPSWTLLGGILGPVYVVILTVAVPSIGIAMTMIGILAGQVFKSLVIDHFGLFGTAHRKIDNKRIIALFFIIAALFLVAKG
- a CDS encoding gamma-glutamylcyclotransferase family protein codes for the protein MTPLFVYGTLCPGRSNAHILEAIGGKWQQGFVTGTFYEKSWGAAADFPGIVLDDEGPRVNGYLFLSNHMANHWPMLDEFEDGYDRVEVTVTTANGQKVTAWIYQLQPESVPA
- a CDS encoding DUF1471 domain-containing protein yields the protein MKDLVQDVLSIFTPQSVEPVFIRAGLTHREKNAAQPTGVTTVSWATSMEELNDALLHKALDAGAVAYHITEVESHKPGNDAQSLLAATATLYTINDKVAYG